In one window of Thalassotalea agarivorans DNA:
- a CDS encoding S8 family serine peptidase produces MNFKYSALALLVSSVAVSANDADQGVDVSALSATQSQQVGRQDSDKVLHHAQEKLNGVYIVRLNHKSGLDKSFAALGNNRKSIVSKIDAEQSAFISAMKAIDGNAIVLKKARLVDNSLHVQMNAEAAASLASHEHVKEILATTMAADYSAEHAYKAYPDLEVKDAGGAITVAIIGNGIDYTHASLGGSGTAEAYDMAWRNRSNAWDGFPTTTVIGGMDFSAGFEGFHTIDYNPIENKDDQNLELGWYPSGTAQAALVLEQAPEAKILAYKTLDWAWDYFYAALDFIVDPNQDGDVSDRPHIVVVNSFGNAAFYQSEGSGGSHATFQIEHLRRLSGIGTLVVSSAGTHYYDSLFNVSWNGASPEALTVGSVAMDDNLATLSPFTPAGPVRGSMSLKPEVVAPAEKLSGALVGTGTETGELDGTGGYAAAYTAGVAARAWAKNPRLSALEIKALVANTANSANVVGQSTVVEVGDVQVEINNVAEVPFMGSGLVDGMKAEQAKSVLWETSNYQPNLSFGFVETGSSASVTKFVTLKNLTDDVQSYKLSNQYYGDKQSNAAVSLSYPPMVSVPARSSVEFAVTLTVSADALGAWPISKSDEYSIENWMKATINGQLMFENQTAEDDAKLSMPWQVFPKSDVPFSRENLNTRSSLPFPAEDWINKVYESGFWVEAKNIDITNQSTSEQTYFAMPMIFSRVTRDQGKLNEQGNHIKETGASVYPNEMCASGQQLSVAVKMFDRFDLPQAEHFDKAGAVLTYFTIYNKEIADQYYDDPLGLDMNAPEESQLAFFQVVMNGKGQVITEFIDFSQEFEWWNPTKRYTQTSLDTYVAPGGDTVVVNACIDELYHHDFDSVDDWNELLGWQFATDRDAQTPVDGNVIRYNPVLHGDFRQEIIDHTGEPGYPNWWDGPCAPRSWNPDYCIEEATTFIATNAGIAALPADDDFVDSDLAWSKMVTLAPGESARVVGTVTASCNPNIVSIGNWETHPDCPPGVMYFNTDGGDASYLTIYTSSDKTPVTNQAFSVYENAQNGDVIGTIERDSIDLFYNSDSNLGDMFLLNTLPGQPFAVSTAGEITVINAEALDYENQHQYVLEVQVDHINRASDNVKVTINVHNVNDIAPKQVKEIANIEWQINESISHSIAGSFVDSEGDGVAYYATNLPTGVSLSPSGVFSGSPTASGQYNATIIASDGQNHVELPITFSIVSNPSAAPAPADDFVDDNDSSGSTAPALLVGLLLLLGMRRSVKG; encoded by the coding sequence ATGAATTTTAAATACTCCGCACTTGCTTTGTTGGTAAGTAGCGTTGCAGTAAGTGCTAATGATGCCGATCAAGGCGTCGATGTTAGCGCTTTATCTGCTACGCAAAGCCAGCAGGTAGGTCGCCAAGATAGCGATAAAGTGCTGCACCACGCACAAGAAAAACTAAACGGTGTGTACATTGTTCGCTTAAATCATAAAAGCGGTTTGGATAAGAGCTTTGCAGCGCTCGGCAATAACCGTAAAAGCATAGTAAGTAAAATAGATGCTGAACAATCAGCGTTTATTAGTGCGATGAAAGCAATTGATGGCAATGCCATTGTTTTGAAAAAAGCACGCTTAGTTGATAACAGTTTACATGTGCAAATGAACGCTGAAGCGGCAGCTTCTCTAGCGAGTCACGAACATGTGAAAGAAATTCTAGCCACTACGATGGCAGCAGATTACTCTGCTGAGCACGCATACAAAGCCTATCCAGATCTAGAAGTGAAAGATGCTGGCGGTGCTATTACGGTTGCTATTATTGGCAATGGTATTGATTACACGCATGCCTCTTTAGGCGGCAGCGGTACAGCAGAAGCCTATGATATGGCATGGCGCAACCGTTCAAATGCATGGGATGGTTTTCCAACCACCACCGTTATTGGCGGCATGGATTTTTCTGCAGGGTTTGAAGGCTTCCATACCATTGACTACAACCCAATAGAAAACAAAGACGACCAAAATTTAGAACTGGGTTGGTATCCATCTGGCACAGCACAGGCAGCGTTAGTACTAGAGCAAGCACCAGAAGCTAAAATTCTTGCTTATAAAACGTTGGATTGGGCATGGGATTATTTTTACGCAGCGCTCGATTTTATTGTTGATCCTAACCAAGATGGTGACGTTAGTGATCGCCCACACATTGTGGTGGTTAATTCATTTGGTAACGCGGCTTTCTATCAATCAGAGGGCTCTGGTGGCTCACACGCAACTTTCCAAATTGAACATCTTCGCCGTTTATCAGGTATCGGCACCTTAGTCGTTTCGTCTGCAGGCACCCACTATTACGATAGTTTATTTAACGTAAGTTGGAACGGCGCCTCACCAGAAGCACTAACCGTTGGTTCAGTGGCTATGGATGATAATTTAGCAACGCTCTCGCCGTTTACACCTGCAGGCCCGGTACGTGGCTCTATGTCTTTAAAACCAGAAGTTGTAGCCCCTGCTGAAAAACTTAGTGGTGCACTTGTTGGTACAGGTACAGAAACTGGTGAACTTGATGGTACTGGTGGCTATGCTGCAGCATACACCGCTGGTGTAGCAGCACGTGCATGGGCGAAAAACCCACGCTTAAGCGCGCTCGAGATTAAAGCATTAGTTGCCAACACAGCGAATAGCGCTAATGTTGTAGGCCAGTCTACGGTTGTTGAAGTAGGCGATGTTCAAGTTGAGATTAACAACGTTGCTGAAGTGCCTTTCATGGGCTCAGGCCTAGTAGATGGCATGAAAGCGGAACAAGCTAAATCTGTACTGTGGGAAACCAGTAACTATCAACCAAACCTATCGTTTGGCTTTGTAGAAACGGGTTCTTCGGCATCTGTGACAAAGTTTGTTACCTTGAAAAACTTAACGGATGATGTGCAGTCTTACAAGCTAAGCAACCAGTATTATGGCGACAAGCAGTCAAATGCTGCGGTTAGCTTATCTTATCCCCCTATGGTCAGTGTACCAGCGCGTAGCTCAGTAGAGTTCGCTGTTACATTAACAGTTAGCGCAGATGCTTTAGGCGCTTGGCCAATTTCTAAATCAGACGAATATTCCATTGAAAACTGGATGAAGGCGACTATCAATGGTCAGCTGATGTTTGAAAACCAAACGGCTGAAGATGACGCTAAGTTGAGCATGCCTTGGCAGGTATTCCCAAAGTCAGACGTACCGTTTTCACGTGAAAATCTAAACACACGATCTAGTTTACCTTTTCCCGCAGAAGACTGGATTAACAAGGTGTATGAATCAGGTTTTTGGGTAGAAGCTAAAAACATTGATATCACTAACCAATCAACGTCTGAGCAAACTTATTTTGCGATGCCAATGATTTTTTCGCGTGTTACGCGTGATCAAGGCAAATTGAATGAGCAAGGTAACCACATTAAAGAGACAGGCGCGAGCGTTTATCCCAATGAAATGTGTGCATCAGGACAGCAACTATCTGTTGCAGTAAAAATGTTTGACCGTTTTGATCTGCCACAAGCAGAACACTTCGATAAAGCAGGTGCTGTGCTTACCTATTTCACGATATACAACAAAGAAATTGCTGATCAGTATTATGACGATCCATTAGGGCTAGATATGAATGCCCCTGAAGAGTCGCAACTGGCATTCTTTCAGGTTGTCATGAACGGTAAAGGTCAAGTAATTACCGAATTCATCGATTTTAGCCAAGAGTTTGAGTGGTGGAATCCAACCAAACGATATACTCAAACAAGTTTAGACACATATGTTGCGCCAGGTGGCGACACTGTTGTTGTCAATGCATGTATAGACGAGCTATATCATCATGATTTTGACAGTGTAGATGACTGGAATGAGCTACTAGGCTGGCAGTTTGCTACCGATCGCGACGCACAAACACCGGTTGATGGTAATGTTATTCGTTACAACCCTGTGCTTCACGGTGATTTTCGTCAAGAAATTATCGATCACACGGGTGAGCCAGGCTACCCAAATTGGTGGGATGGTCCTTGTGCACCAAGATCGTGGAACCCGGACTACTGTATTGAAGAGGCAACGACGTTTATTGCGACCAATGCCGGTATAGCAGCATTGCCAGCAGATGACGACTTTGTTGATTCGGATCTAGCATGGTCAAAAATGGTAACGCTTGCACCAGGTGAATCCGCACGTGTTGTTGGTACCGTTACGGCATCTTGTAATCCTAATATCGTTTCTATCGGTAACTGGGAAACTCATCCAGACTGTCCTCCAGGCGTTATGTATTTCAACACAGATGGTGGCGATGCGTCTTATCTAACCATTTATACCTCAAGTGATAAAACACCTGTTACAAATCAAGCCTTTTCTGTTTATGAGAATGCGCAAAATGGTGATGTTATTGGCACAATCGAAAGAGATTCAATCGACTTGTTCTACAACAGCGACAGCAACCTGGGCGATATGTTTTTACTAAACACGCTACCTGGCCAGCCGTTTGCTGTATCTACTGCGGGTGAAATTACCGTGATCAATGCTGAGGCATTAGATTATGAAAACCAGCATCAGTATGTATTGGAAGTGCAGGTTGACCATATCAACCGTGCGTCAGACAACGTAAAAGTGACCATCAATGTGCACAACGTTAACGACATCGCGCCTAAGCAAGTAAAAGAGATTGCTAACATCGAATGGCAAATCAATGAATCGATTTCACATTCTATTGCCGGCAGCTTCGTAGATAGTGAAGGTGATGGCGTCGCTTATTATGCGACTAACTTGCCAACAGGTGTATCTCTTAGCCCGTCGGGTGTATTTAGTGGCTCACCTACAGCTTCAGGTCAATACAACGCGACTATCATAGCGAGCGATGGCCAAAACCATGTTGAATTACCAATAACCTTTTCAATCGTATCTAACCCTAGTGCTGCCCCAGCACCAGCAGACGATTTTGTAGACGACAACGATAGCAGCGGTTCAACGGCACCTGCATTGTTAGTTGGTTTGTTATTACTGCTTGGCATGCGCCGCAGTGTGAAAGGTTAA